CTGACACGGCAGTTGACCTTGACACATAAGTTCCCATGATACCACACCATCCATCGCAATATATTACCCTTCTCGACCCCGTCGAGCGAGTTGTCGATGTCGCCAATGATTCACCCGGAAGAACAGGCTAAAGCCGCTACCCCAGCCCTTGGCGGAGTCCAGCGCCCCGTCTCCAGATGAGATAGGTCACATGCCAAGCTGCCATTGTTTGGAGACCGCAGGACCAACGTGCATGTACCTCCATCTATTCTGTACAGGCACTATAGGGTCGAGTTCTTGGGTTGTATACCAAGCACTGGAATTCCGGGCCTGCATTCCTTGCTTCTTCGCGTGTGGGCGACAAGGATCGACCCCATGGTCAGACAATGCGGAGAGCATGCAGGGCATGGCAGCTGGGGATCTCGCTGTATATATTCATAGCTTCTGACCAGAGCGCGTAGTGTTTCAGTTCTTGTCTCCACTCAGTCGACATGAAGTTCTCCCAAGCAGAAGGAGCGGACCCGGTCCTGACCCGTGCCATTGCCGAAGACAAGGTGCGATGGTGGAAGAAACCCAACCTGCGATACCTGTACCTCTTCCTCTTTCCGACATGTATGGGCATTGAGATCACCAGCGGCTTCGACAGCCAGATCATCAATGCTGTCCAGATTGTCGATCCATGGCAGGAATACTTCGGCGAGCCAGAGGGAGCACTTCTTGGAATCATCGGTGCCATGTATAGCTTAGGCGCTATCTGTTCGTTGCCGTTCATTCCCGTCATCAATCAGCATCTCGGACGGCGATGGTCGATCTTTCTGGGTAGCTGGGTTATGGTTGTTGGTGCAGTCATCCAGTGTACTGCGCAACATGTCGGCATGTATCTGGCCGCTCGATGGTTGCTGGGCTTCGGGATCCCGACGTGTATCATCTCTGGTGCGGCGATGTTGGGAGAGCTGGGGTATCCGAAAGAGCGACCTATCCTTACGTCGCTGTTCAATGCGAGCTATTTCATAGGCGCGATCACTGCGGCTGGTATCACTTTCGGTACTCAATCTCTGGCACCATCGGACTGGTCGTGGAGAGTGCCGTCGCTTTTGCAGGCTGTGCCGTCCTTGATCCAGATATCGTTGATCTTGTAAGCTGATTCAGATTTTGTTGGATCGTCAAGCTGACTTCGTCCCAGCTTCGTGCCCGAATCTCCTCGCTGGCTGATCAGTAAAGACCGACGAGAGGAGGCCTTCGATATACTCGTCACGTTCCTCGTCGAGCTCTTCCCCTTCGCAGTCCGTACCCGAGGTATGGCGATCTTCCAGTTCTTCGGTCGTGGTGCGGGCTTCTTCAGCACTTTCGTCAATCCGATCGGCCTGAAGAATGCCACTTGGAAGTACCTCATCATGTATTGCGTTTGGCTGGCTTTCGAGATTGTGTGCATCTATTTCCTCTGGCCTGAGACCTATGGCAGAACCTTAGAAGAGCTGACCTTCCGTGAGTGTGCTTCTTTAGCCCAGACAAGCCTGCATTACTGACTTCTGTGAACAGTGTTCGAAGATAAGTCTCTTCAAGAGCAGCAGGAGAAGATCACAATGCAGGAATTGCAAAAGGACATTCCGGATGAGAGAATCGAGGTGGTCGAGACGAAAGCATAATATTGATGAAGACGGATGTCAGGAATGTAGCATGTTGGTGTGATGCTCGGCATAGTGGTGTCGCTCAGCGCGTCGTTTCAATCGGAAAGGCAGTCCACAGATGATGCATCGCCGTCACTCGTGTTTCTCACCAAGGCTTGATGACTCGCAAAGGCTGTCGCTCTTGATCGACAGCGATATCGAGGCATCTTTTGATGACGACGTTCTGGATTGTTTGCTGCACATGCTCAACAGTGCCGCCAGCATCGATCACGATCATGTCTTCGTTCTCGTCAGGGTGAGTCTGCATCTCTGCAAACAAGCCTCGAACCCGGTCTTGTAGCTCCTGCTTCTCATACCGCTCGGTACCAAATCCGCCACGCTTCGCAGCATCCTCAGCAGAAATATCCAGGAACAGGCAAAGATCAGGCCTTGGCAGACCGACTTCCATATTCCTGCACCAGGCCAGGTCCATAGTAGGATTCTGCTTTGCAGCGGAGTAGACACATCCTGAGTAGTAGTAGCGATCAATGACCACATCGATGCCGGAGGAAATGAGCTGTTTGATGCGGTCGGCGGCTTCCCATCTATTGGCGGAGAAGAGGAGGTGTATGGCGTGGTCTTCTTGCTGTGAGGCGCCTTGCAGATAGCCATTGATCATTTGGCCTATGACTGTGGTCCTATCGGGGAATCGCATGTGCCACGAGCCCCGGTCTTGCTTCTCGCGCAGCCAAGTGACGAGTCTCTCGCATTGGGTGCTTTTGCCTGATCTGTCGAGGCCTTCGAAGACGATGAGACGGCCTCTTCTTGGGGATGGTTGTTCGTGTGACATGTCGGACTTCGGCCGATGATGTCTGATGTGTTGTGAATTTATGAAGGTCTCAGAAGAAAGACGCGATCCGTCGCGTCGTCTGGTTGGATGGCTTGGCGGACAAGGATCTGCGTCCCGCCAAAGACATGTGCAGTAACATGGACAACGACATTTCCACCAAACAGTCAGAGGTCGGGATCAAGAGCAACCTCCGCCTCCATGCCTCACCGCCGACGATGAACGGCCACGTCAACGGGACGCCCTCCCAGCTCCCAGACGAGATGTTCGGCATCATCGAGGCCACCGGACAAGGCCTTGCACCTCGTCTAGGCCGACTCGCATTACCCGGTAGACGAGTGATTGACACGCCTCACTATCTCGGCAACACCTCACGTGGTGTCGTACCACACATCACCCAAGACACCTTCGTTCGAGATACCCACATCAACGCCGTCTACGTAGCCCTCGAAGACTGTACGTGATATGCCAGTGCGAGTGCCACGCCTGCTGACAAGCATGCTCACGGTTGGCACATAGTCATTGAGAAGGCACCGCGCGATACGCCGCCATTGTATAACTTTCGATCGCCAGATGGAGCATCATCGCTGAGACGATTCATTGCTCTGCCGGAGGATACATTGCTGGTGCTGGGGACAAGAAGGACTCCGCCAGTGCTGGCCCCAGCTGCGAATTCGAACACCGACAAGACCATTGCGATAGGCACATCTGTGGGCTTTAGGACGCTCGCAGCTGCGGACTATGCGGATGGCGTGGAAGGGTTGGGTGCAGACATCGTGGTGGGCTTGGGCGACATACCATATGGACGAACACCGGGCAATAAGAGGATCGAGAAGGCTACGGACCGAAGCATAGCATGGCTGCAGGATCATGTCCTCCTTCGCAAGGAGAAAGAGGCGAAACACCAGGCCAAGCTCTTTGCTTCTCTGCTACCGGTATCTTGCGCCGAGCAGCAGTATTACATCGACAAGATCGAGGAACTGGTCGACGATGTGTCTGGACTTGCAATACACGACACGAGCTCGCTTGAAGGCCTCCCGGAAGACCTCTGGCATCTCCCACGACTAGGGTACACAGAACCTGCCAGTCCACATGATATTTTGCGGCAAGTAGGACTCGGTATCGACATATTCGCCGTGCCCTTCATCACCGCTGCCACAGATGCAGGTATTGCACTGGACTTCAGCTTCCCGAGCAAGCAAGAAGCTACCTCCAATGGCAGAGAGCCATCAGCACTCGGTATCGACATGTGGTTACCCACGCATGCAGTTGATGTGTCCCCGCTATCGGCCGAATGCGAATGCTACGCATGCACCAACCACCACAGAGCATACCTTCAGCATCTCCTTGCCGCGAAGGAAATGCTCGGATGGGTGCTGCTGCAAATCCACAATCATCACGTCATCGAGCTAGTTTTCGAAGGTATACGAAGCAGCATCGCCGCCGGCACTTTTGAAGATGATGTGACCGGTTTCAGCAACGTCTACGAGAGCAGTCTGCCGGAGAAAACCGGTCAGGGGCCTAGGTATGTTACAATACATTGTGAGGTCGCTTTCGATACTGATAGATCAACAGAATACGAGGCTACCAATTCAAAGCGGAAGGGCCAGGAGAACCAAAGAAGAACAAAGCTCCGTACAGCTCACTCAATGATGCGAAAGAGAAGCTCGCTGAGGCCACACCACCGAGCCGAGATGAAGCAGTGGCTGGCGCCGATGGGCTCGAAGCTCAAGGCTTTGCTACGAAGCAAGAATGACATGAATCCGTACGATAGTCACTGCTACCTAGGCTAGCGAAAAAGTAGAGTGCACTCCAAGAGATCGTTGAACAGGCTGCAAAGAAGGATCATCTGTACTGGCAAGCCACTTCAAGGAGCTTGGAGCTAGAGCGCAAGCTGAATATTGTCGCCTACTCAGCTACTCCCAAGCGCGCAAGTTACAGATCCAGCATCAGTGTTAGGCGAGCTAGTCGCTAAAGAGGCGGCGTTTCAGCCTGCAGTACAGCCAGAAGAGCATCAAGGAGCCCCCGGCTTCCATTCCAGTCAATGCGCGCACAATCAAGGCGCTCGTGGCTACGCATTTGGCGCTTCCGACCAACAATCTACATCCAACGAGACGAGTCGCGGACGCGGACGACCACACAAAGTGTCGCATAGCGCCGTATCGCTCTACGTAGTCTTCCTCCGCACCCTGATGATGCATCGCGCTTCGCAGCACGAGTGGTCGAGAGTTCTACTAAAAAGGGCCCGTAGCACCAACGCAGGCAATGGAACGTTAACCTCGTCATCTAAACTCGTGTTCGCCAATATCCTCATAAGCCCACACGAAAAAAGCCAATTGCAGATCGGGAACCACACGACCTAGCCTCGAATCGGAGGGGGGGGGAGCAGTAGATGTGCTATACGTCCATATCTTCTACTACATCCTCGCCACCGGTGCGGTTCTACAGTAGCACACACCCGGACCCTCCCGCGCGTGACGTGTCCCAGCCACCTATATAGCGCCGCAGATGTTTCTTCCGGCGCCTTGTTTGTACTGTGTACTGTATGCCCCTTTTTGAGGTCCATGCCGGCCTCGCACCCCTTCTGACGCTCGATCTTTCCGCCTCAGTCTTGCCGACTTTGCCCTGTGCTCCTGCTCGGGCCGCTGCGCTCGTCCTTCTGCAAGATCTTATTGAGCGAAGGCACCCGAAACGAAGTCGCCGTCGTCCCGGAGCTTGCGTAGGGCCACGACAGGCGGCTAAGTGTAGGGGCTGCCGAGCGATAATTACATACATTCGGATACTAATGGCGTAGTATCTTAAACGAAAGGGGGACTGCGCCCGTGGCTGTGGCTGTGGCTGTGGCTGTGGCTGTTGGTCTCTCCGCCTTAGCGATGCAGACAGCGACACTTTTGATTGGTTCAAACTAATTTGGCATAGCATCTGTAAGTGGCTAGATTTCGGCGCTACTGGAATTTGGTTTCTCCGGCCCGTACGGCGAACCGACTGCGAGGCCACGGAGGCCTCGCTCGCTCTCTTGCTCGCACACTACTAGCAGCAGGTACTGTCTATATACGAATAGCGCTCGGCGGTGCCTTCGCTCACCTTTGAGGCAGGCCTCTGCCTCTCCTCAACATTTTCTTGATAGCCCATCACTTTCGCGCTTTCCAAGCACTGTCGACCTAGTCGAGCGTCGGGCTTTGCTCTCGTCGGTGCTCTTGAGCAGGAATCTGATGTGGTTTTTGTTCTGGAGGGCGCTTCTCAGGTTGGCTAAAGACGTTTGCGGGGCTTTGCTGAGCTTGTGTAGGTGTCTTTCTGGGTTTGGGTTTTTTTTCTGCATTAGCGAGTGCATGTGTTGATGGGATCTTGGAGCGAGGTCAAGGCGCTTGAGGAGCAGGAGGTGAGGGGTCAAGACATAGTGTGGGAGACTCCCACTACAGTAGCTGCTTCAGATTTCTCGGCACATGCCGAGACGGCTGCGAGGATTTTTTCGAGCCCTTGAGCACATGCGAGCAGACACATATACGTCAAGCTGGAGGCGCGCAATAGCGCGACGACGTGATGCTAGCGTAGGTAGAGTCGTATGTCAGGCCGAGAGCAGAGTTGCAGCAAGCTGCGCGACTTGATGGGATGAGCATGTGATTAGGGGTAATTGCTGTAATGTTGTCTTGTGGGGGTTTTCATGTTAGCTGCACCCAGATGCTGGGGTCACACATTGTGTCGTCAGGTTCATTGATTGCATTGGTCGAGAACGAGGAAGAAAGTGAAGGGAAGAAGAAAGTTCAGAATCCAAGATTGTTTGCATAGTGTCCTATGTACACCCCAAAAACCCCAAATCCCAAAACCCAAAACGCCAAAACGCCAAGACGCCAAAACCGCCGATTCAAACGCAAAATGGTATCAATCAATCTATGCAAGAACGCCAGGTCTACAGGTACGCTTGCGAGAGCCCTCATCTATCCATGCCCCATCACTCATCACAAGCCATCAGCCAAACCCACCATCAAAACCCCTAGTAATGATAATGACCATGCTTGCGTCTATGCGATGCAACCTCCCTCTTGACGACATGACGCTTCGCAATCTTGCCGCCCTGGCACGTCGTGCCGGGAGCGACGGCTTGGCTGACGGCGCAGCCGTCAATGTCGCAGATGCCGAAGTGGGTTGAGTCGATGCAGATGATCTCGCCGGGGGTTGAGCAAGATTGCTCGCCAGAGGGGCAGGTGCCGGAGGAGGTGGAGGTGGAGGGTGCGGATGGTGTAGTCGTTGGTGCTGGTGCTGGTGCGGTGTCTAATGTTGGTGCTGGGGCGGGGGCGGAAGTTGGAGCGGCCTCGGAGGAGGGTGCTGGAGCTGCGGCGGAAGTTGGTGCGGCGGGTGCTGGGGAGCTGATTGCGCCGTTACCGCCGTAGCCACTGATAGCTGGAGCGCTGCCGCTGCCAGTGCCGGAACCACTACCGCTGCCACCATTGCCTGAGCAGCCTGCGCCGGTTGGGAGGGCGAGTTTGTAAGGGCTGCCCTCGGTCTTGGTGGTGACGTATTTGCCCGGGTCAGGGAACTGGACATTGGTCTGCTCAGTGGTTGGGCAGGTGTCGATGCTTGCGAGGTTAGCGACGAACATTGCCGGGAATGAGTCGACTTCGGAGCCGTCGCCGCCGGTGAATTCGACGTTGGCGCAGTTCATGTACATCTCGCGGTTGCCGATGGTATTAAACCAGGTCCATGCAAGAATAGCGTTGCCGTCCTTGACGCCCTTGGGGATCTTGAAGGGGAATTGATTGACGCACGCAGTGTTGCCGGCTTGAGTGCAAGCGATAGCTTGGTCGAGATTCCCCTTCGCGTCAGTAGGACATCCGCCAAGAATCGAGTAAATGACCTTCCAATTCTTCGGGTCCTTGACCTTCGCGGCGTCAGTCTCGTATGTGATTGCAAGCTGACAAGATCCACCACCGTGGACGGCAGTGTTGGCACCGCCACCGAGGTCAAAAGCAAGAAGCTGTTCGGAGCCTGCTGCCATCTTTTGGCCGCCGGTGGCGGGAAGCTGGACGCCGTGGCAGGGGAAGTCGGAGCCGGAGGGGTCGAGAGGTGGTTTGACTGCGTTGCCTTCGATGGGGACGGGGGAGGACATGAACATGTGTGCTTGTGCGCCGAGCGCGAGGCTGGCTGCGAGGAGGAAGCGGAATGGCATGTTTGTGGTGCAAGTCGTCGTCGCCGGGAGTCGGATTGCTGGGAGAATGTTGAGGGTGAGGTTGTTGTTGTGGTTGTGGTTGTGGTTTGAGAACTCGGAGTTGTGGTCGTAGGGACTCGAAGAAGTGGTTTTAGCTGCTGAAGGCTTCGAGTGTGTTCTGGTTCGTGAAGAGTGTCAGTTGTCTGAGTTCTGGTCTTCTCGGTAGGGCGCGGGTTCTGTCGACTTTTATGTGGAAATTGCAGCATTGTCTGCATTGTGTCGTGTGTCAAAGACAACAACACAATGGGGCTCATTGTACTTTTGATCGTGAATAAGGGTTGTCCGGTCCCCGCTAAAGTCCTTGTGAAGGCCATAGTGAATGTGGAGACAATGTGATGTCGGCGGCTATTGGGCGTCTCGAGTCAATGTGCTTCGCGCGCGTATGGATAGCGCGGATCTCTGAGACAGTTTGGACTCGAGACATGGGTGATGTTCAAGATACAATCGACTCACCTCGAGAAGTCCTGTTTTCTTCTCTTCCGTTCGAGCCGTGACACGCATACCTGCGTTCCGCGCCAGTCGTCACCACTACCACGGCAGAAATGCACAATGCACTACTGTCGACCGCCCGGACTGCTGTCGCACTGCTGTTCAGCATTAATATCGTGCGCACGAATGTATACTAACCTGTGACCTCAGTCAAGCCATCAACTAAGAAGTGTGAGGCGGCTGCCGAGATTGTCGCATGTGACTGGCATTGTTCGAACTCGTTTCGCCAGATGATATATGACTGCGAAGACTGTCTTGCCATGAAGCATGGCTTATATACTTGAGTTTGATCAAGGCCTGTCGTGTGTCAGTTCAAATACTTCCAAATCATATACCATAGCAACGGCCTCGTCTTTGCGTTTGACAAGCTTGATCGTCCTTGCGTTATCTTCGCGCAAAGACAAAGAGCAAAGGCGGTGACGGTGATTCTTTTGCGCATCTCAGAGTTGAACGGATCGTCCTGTTGTACCTTGGAGACTATCTCGTATCAGTCGATGTCGTCAAGCTCGGTGGCTAGCCCGATTTCAGTGTTGCCCTCGTCCAACGGATCTTCATCATCATCCGCCTCATCGTCGTCACCGTCAACGTCCTCGTCCTCGTTATCCTCATCCATATCTTGAAAGTCGCCCTCGCCGTCGGGaatctcctcctcctcctggccagcatcatcatcatcatcatcatcatcatcatcatcggGAGCATCGCCCTCTTTGCCAGCATCAACCTCCTTCGCATCATTATCGGCAGCATTTCCGTTTGTGTCACCATCTCCACCGGAAACACTCGCGTTCGTCGCAGCAGCCTTCGAAGATGCGCTAACGGCGGCCTGTCCTCGCTTTGGTCGATGATACCTGTTCTTCGTTCCGATGCCGCCCTCGCCACCCTTGATGATGTTCCTCACCTCCGTGGCCAGGTGATTCGCTCGCGCACCGTGTTGCCTCGTTGTCAACACCGCTAGGTCCTGCACCTTTTCTTTGACCAAGTAATCGGGTATGTGTTCGACGACCTTCATGTAGACATCTTCTGGCTGTTCCACTCCAGCGAACAGGCATCGCATCTTGTCCTTCATGATCGCACGAGCCTTGGACATGGTGCCATTGTGGTACCAACCCCAGCAATACACATCACACACGGTGGGAATATCTTCAGTGTCGAAGATGGCCTTGACGAGAGGGTCTTCCACATCGCAGACCTGCCAAGTCTTACCGTTTGCTGTGATATTCTTGCCGTCGAAGATGTGGGTGCGTGGGTCGTCTCTTGTGTGTCGCAGCGGCCTGGACCACATCGACTGGTCTGGCGTAGTTGTAGAGGTCTGCTCTGCCAAGGGACCCGCGTTGAAAGCTTCCTTGTCGACCTGGAACATGAGTGTCTGGTACTTGCGCATTGCAGGATCCTTCCGTGGATCGACACCGTACCTAATAAGTAAGTCGCGCCAAGGTCCAGCTTTGAAACTGTAGCCAACGTATTGTGTGGCTTCCTTGAAGATTGTGTCACTGAGGGGTGGCATGTTGTTCATGGCAACACGCTTCGTGACCAAAGGACGGTCCTGAAGCATTTTCTCGAGCATCTTCACAGCCTTTGGCAACATCTCACCATTTGGACTCCTCCTGGGCAGGCTCAGTGGCGGCTTCATGGGTACCTCGTCGCAGTCCGGATTGAGTCCCCAAGTCAAGCGACGATGCGGTGCAGCCAGGTTCTTGGAGATGACCTGACCAGACTCGTCCTGCATGTAGTAGACGCCGGAAGCTTGTTGGTACTCGTACTTGTGTGGCATGTCAAGATGGGTGAAGGCTGGCGGTCCGGGATAGGCATCAACGCGGGCAGGCCCCTTCGACGTGTCGACTCGGAAGTTCTTGAGTCTATCGTAGTCGGCTGCCATAGTGTGGTCGCGGAGCTCCTTCATGATGGGTATGTCGCGGTTGAGGATCTGAAAGTCGGGCAAGGTTCGGAATCGATGTGTTTCTCGCAGCAGACCGACCGCCTTGACAGTGTAGTTGGCCTCATTATCGCGAAGTCGTTGCACCAGATCCGGCGCTGTGATGCTGGTGGTGTTCGGCTTTACTGTGTCTTCAGTATACGGGTCGTTGGACCCTCGTTTGCGTTTGCGCCCGGTGCGCTTTGGCACAGTGACCTTCACCAGCACATTTCGTGACTCGATGCCGACGGATGGGATTCTCTTTGCCAGTGGGTCATGTGGACGCAGCGACACGCCAGCGACCGGTTCAGGAAGTGCGTTCTGCTTGCTGGAGAGCTTCGAGTCACCGACATGGTGCTCGAGGACCTACCGTGGTGTGAGAGTGCGAAGAGTTACATGTTGTGCATAGCGCCACTCACGTGCTTGAGTTGAGCCTCGCCACCTAGCGACTTGAAGCCTGTGTCGAAGTTGCGCACCAGACCTGGGTGCTCGATGCTGACGACCCTGGTAGCGGGGATGCTGTGGACTGGCGTGGGCTGGTCGCGAGGTCGAGCCATGTTGGTA
Above is a window of Fulvia fulva chromosome 6, complete sequence DNA encoding:
- a CDS encoding Queuine tRNA-ribosyltransferase accessory subunit 2 encodes the protein MNGHVNGTPSQLPDEMFGIIEATGQGLAPRLGRLALPGRRVIDTPHYLGNTSRGVVPHITQDTFVRDTHINAVYVALEDFIEKAPRDTPPLYNFRSPDGASSLRRFIALPEDTLLVLGTRRTPPVLAPAANSNTDKTIAIGTSVGFRTLAAADYADGVEGLGADIVVGLGDIPYGRTPGNKRIEKATDRSIAWLQDHVLLRKEKEAKHQAKLFASLLPVSCAEQQYYIDKIEELVDDVSGLAIHDTSSLEGLPEDLWHLPRLGYTEPASPHDILRQVGLGIDIFAVPFITAATDAGIALDFSFPSKQEATSNGREPSALGIDMWLPTHAVDVSPLSAECECYACTNHHRAYLQHLLAAKEMLGWVLLQIHNHHVIELVFEGIRSSIAAGTFEDDVTGFSNVYESSLPEKTGQGPRIRGYQFKAEGPGEPKKNKAPYSSLNDAKEKLAEATPPSRDEAVAGADGLEAQGFATKQE
- a CDS encoding High-affinity glucose transporter, with the protein product MKFSQAEGADPVLTRAIAEDKVRWWKKPNLRYLYLFLFPTCMGIEITSGFDSQIINAVQIVDPWQEYFGEPEGALLGIIGAMYSLGAICSLPFIPVINQHLGRRWSIFLGSWVMVVGAVIQCTAQHVGMYLAARWLLGFGIPTCIISGAAMLGELGYPKERPILTSLFNASYFIGAITAAGITFGTQSLAPSDWSWRVPSLLQAVPSLIQISLIFFVPESPRWLISKDRREEAFDILVTFLVELFPFAVRTRGMAIFQFFGRGAGFFSTFVNPIGLKNATWKYLIMYCVWLAFEIVCIYFLWPETYGRTLEELTFLFEDKSLQEQQEKITMQELQKDIPDERIEVVETKA
- a CDS encoding Transcription factor tau subunit sfc1, whose product is MAIATTTNMARPRDQPTPVHSIPATRVVSIEHPGLVRNFDTGFKSLGGEAQLKHVLEHHVGDSKLSSKQNALPEPVAGVSLRPHDPLAKRIPSVGIESRNVLVKVTVPKRTGRKRKRGSNDPYTEDTVKPNTTSITAPDLVQRLRDNEANYTVKAVGLLRETHRFRTLPDFQILNRDIPIMKELRDHTMAADYDRLKNFRVDTSKGPARVDAYPGPPAFTHLDMPHKYEYQQASGVYYMQDESGQVISKNLAAPHRRLTWGLNPDCDEVPMKPPLSLPRRSPNGEMLPKAVKMLEKMLQDRPLVTKRVAMNNMPPLSDTIFKEATQYVGYSFKAGPWRDLLIRYGVDPRKDPAMRKYQTLMFQVDKEAFNAGPLAEQTSTTTPDQSMWSRPLRHTRDDPRTHIFDGKNITANGKTWQVCDVEDPLVKAIFDTEDIPTVCDVYCWGWYHNGTMSKARAIMKDKMRCLFAGVEQPEDVYMKVVEHIPDYLVKEKVQDLAVLTTRQHGARANHLATEVRNIIKGGEGGIGTKNRYHRPKRGQAAVSASSKAAATNASVSGGDGDTNGNAADNDAKEVDAGKEGDAPDDDDDDDDDDDAGQEEEEIPDGEGDFQDMDEDNEDEDVDGDDDEADDDEDPLDEGNTEIGLATELDDID
- a CDS encoding Thymidylate kinase → MSHEQPSPRRGRLIVFEGLDRSGKSTQCERLVTWLREKQDRGSWHMRFPDRTTVIGQMINGYLQGASQQEDHAIHLLFSANRWEAADRIKQLISSGIDVVIDRYYYSGCVYSAAKQNPTMDLAWCRNMEVGLPRPDLCLFLDISAEDAAKRGGFGTERYEKQELQDRVRGLFAEMQTHPDENEDMIVIDAGGTVEHVQQTIQNVVIKRCLDIAVDQERQPLRVIKPW